One window of Bacteroides sp. AN502(2024) genomic DNA carries:
- a CDS encoding glycoside hydrolase family 10 protein, with protein sequence MVVGKVSEFIGSLYYLCVTLLRFKNMMKLKNYLLLLALLLVVGVRAQVPSGNQYPKREFRGAWIQAVNGQFHGIPTERLKQMLISQLNSLQEAGINAIIFQVRPEADALYASQHEPWSRFLTGTQGQMPSPMWDPMQFMIEECQKRNLEFHAWINPYRVKTSLKNKLAPEHIYHQHPEWFVTYGDQLYFDPALPESREHICKIVTDIVSRYDVDAIHMDDYFYPYPVNGLDFPDDASFARYGGGFTNKADWRRSNVNVLIKKLHETIRGIKPWVKFGVSPFGIYRNQKSDPLGSNTNGLQNYDDLYADVLLWAREGWIDYNIPQIYWEIGHKAADYETLVKWWATHSENRPLFIGQSVPKTVQFADPKNPSINQLPRKMALQRAYQTIGGSCQWYATAVVENQGRYRDALISEYHKYPALIPVFDFMDDKAPGKVRKMKKVWTEDGYILFWTAPKADTEMDKAVQYVVYRFGSKEKVNLDDPSHIVAITRNPFYKLPYETGKTKCRYVVTALDRLHNESKSVSKKMKL encoded by the coding sequence ATGGTAGTCGGCAAAGTTAGCGAATTTATCGGGAGTTTGTATTATCTTTGCGTCACATTATTACGATTTAAGAATATGATGAAGCTGAAAAACTATCTTTTACTTTTAGCTCTTCTTCTGGTAGTAGGAGTGAGGGCACAGGTGCCATCAGGCAATCAATATCCTAAACGTGAATTCCGTGGAGCGTGGATACAAGCTGTTAACGGTCAGTTTCATGGCATTCCCACAGAGAGGCTGAAACAAATGTTGATTAGTCAGCTGAACTCTCTTCAGGAAGCCGGCATTAACGCAATCATCTTTCAAGTACGTCCTGAGGCGGATGCATTATACGCTTCCCAGCATGAGCCGTGGAGCCGTTTCCTGACAGGGACACAAGGGCAGATGCCTTCTCCTATGTGGGATCCGATGCAGTTTATGATTGAAGAATGTCAGAAGCGGAATCTGGAATTTCATGCCTGGATCAATCCTTACCGAGTGAAGACCTCGTTAAAGAATAAGTTAGCACCGGAACATATTTATCACCAGCATCCGGAATGGTTTGTTACTTATGGTGATCAACTGTATTTCGATCCGGCACTTCCTGAAAGCCGGGAGCATATCTGTAAGATTGTGACCGATATTGTGTCTCGTTATGATGTAGATGCTATTCACATGGATGATTATTTCTATCCTTATCCGGTTAATGGATTGGATTTTCCGGATGATGCAAGTTTCGCCCGCTACGGTGGAGGTTTCACCAATAAGGCGGATTGGCGTCGTAGTAATGTGAATGTGTTGATAAAGAAGCTTCACGAAACGATTCGTGGCATCAAACCATGGGTGAAGTTCGGTGTTAGTCCGTTTGGCATCTATCGGAATCAGAAGAGCGATCCGTTGGGAAGTAACACCAATGGCTTGCAGAACTATGATGATCTTTATGCTGATGTACTTCTTTGGGCACGTGAAGGATGGATTGATTATAATATTCCGCAAATTTATTGGGAGATCGGCCATAAAGCTGCCGACTATGAGACATTGGTGAAATGGTGGGCTACTCATTCGGAAAACCGGCCGTTGTTTATCGGTCAGTCCGTACCGAAGACTGTTCAGTTTGCCGATCCGAAGAATCCTTCTATCAATCAGCTTCCTCGAAAGATGGCTTTGCAACGTGCCTACCAGACAATCGGAGGCAGCTGTCAATGGTATGCGACAGCCGTTGTTGAGAATCAGGGTAGATATCGCGATGCTTTAATCAGTGAATATCATAAATATCCTGCCTTGATTCCAGTCTTTGATTTTATGGATGATAAAGCTCCGGGCAAGGTGCGCAAAATGAAAAAAGTATGGACAGAAGATGGTTATATCCTTTTCTGGACAGCTCCAAAAGCTGATACGGAGATGGATAAGGCTGTTCAATATGTAGTCTATCGTTTTGGCAGTAAAGAAAAGGTGAATCTGGACGACCCTTCTCATATTGTAGCTATCACACGCAATCCGTTTTACAAACTTCCTTATGAAACAGGAAAAACGAAATGCCGTTATGTAGTGACAGCTTTAGACCGCTTGCATAATGAATCCAAATCTGTAAGTAAGAAGATGAAGCTGTAA
- a CDS encoding chromate transporter, whose amino-acid sequence MIYLELFYTFFKIGLFGFGGGYAMLSMIQGEVVTRHEWVSSQEFTDIVAISQMTPGPIGINAATYVGFTSTGSVLGSIIATFAVVLPSFILILTISKFFLRYQKHPVVESIFDGLRPAVVGLLASAALLLMNVENFGSPTEDTYSFVISVIIFLIVFIGTRRYKANPIAMIIACGIAGLLLY is encoded by the coding sequence ATGATTTACTTAGAGTTATTCTATACATTTTTCAAAATCGGCCTCTTTGGGTTCGGTGGTGGGTACGCCATGCTTTCCATGATCCAAGGTGAAGTGGTTACCCGCCACGAATGGGTGAGTTCACAGGAGTTTACTGATATTGTAGCAATCAGTCAGATGACCCCGGGACCTATCGGCATTAATGCAGCGACCTATGTAGGATTTACTTCTACCGGAAGTGTTTTAGGGTCCATCATTGCAACTTTTGCAGTGGTTCTCCCCTCTTTTATCTTGATACTAACCATTAGTAAATTCTTTTTAAGGTACCAGAAGCACCCTGTGGTGGAATCTATCTTCGACGGACTGCGCCCGGCAGTAGTGGGACTGCTCGCTTCCGCTGCGCTGCTATTAATGAATGTGGAAAATTTCGGTTCTCCTACGGAAGATACTTATTCATTCGTTATCAGTGTCATTATATTCCTGATTGTTTTCATCGGAACAAGGAGATACAAAGCCAACCCGATAGCAATGATTATCGCCTGTGGCATTGCAGGACTACTACTTTACTAA
- the uvrA gene encoding excinuclease ABC subunit UvrA has product MSENNYISIKGARVNNLKNIDVDIPRNKLVVITGLSGSGKSSLAFDTLYAEGQRRYVESLSSYARQFLGRMSKPECDFIKGIPPAIAIEQKVNSRNPRSTVGTSTEIYEYLRLLYSRVGKTYSPISGQEVKKHSTEDIVNCMLSYPEGTRYTVLTLIRLREDRTLQQQLEIDLKQGFNRIEVNGEMKRIDEYTPMAGDEVYLLVDRMAVAKSKDAISRLTDSAETAMYEGDGTCMLRFYLSGGTTKLHTFSTKFEADGIIFEEPNDQMFSFNSPIGACPVCEGFGKVIGIDEHLVVPDRSLSVYEGAIVCWRGEKMGEWKEELIHNAAKFDFPIFTPYYELTDAQRRLLWEGNQYFHGINAFFKMLEENQYKIQYRVMLARYRGKTLCPKCHGTRLKPEACYVRVGGKNISELVDLPITELKQFFDHLELDEHDANVSQRILIEINNRIRFLIDVGLGYLTLNRLSNSLSGGESQRINLATSLGSSLVGSLYILDEPSIGLHSRDTDRLLYVLRQLQQLGNTVVVVEHDEEIIRAADYIIDIGPNAGRLGGEIVYQGDMKDLKKGSNSYTVRYLLGEDEIPVPEHRRPWNNYIELKGARENNLKGVNVRIPLNVMTVVTGVSGSGKSTLVRDIFFRALKRELDECSDRPGEFSSIGGSLRDLRNVEFVDQNPIGKSSRSNPVTYIRAYDEIRKLWSEQPLAKQMGYAPGFFSFNSEGGRCEECKGEGTITVEMQFMADLVLKCESCHGKRFKSDTLEVKFHDKSIYDILEMTVNQAIEFFSEHGQKKIVKKLLPLQDVGLGYIKLGQSSSTLSGGENQRVKLAFYLSQEKADPTMFIFDEPTTGLHFHDIRKLLDAFDALIRRGHSIVIIEHNMDVIKCADYVIDLGPEGGDKGGNIVAVGTPEEIAACGASYTGQFLKEKLG; this is encoded by the coding sequence ATGTCAGAGAATAACTATATTTCGATCAAAGGTGCACGCGTAAATAACCTAAAAAACATTGATGTAGATATACCACGCAATAAACTTGTTGTCATCACCGGATTATCAGGTTCGGGAAAATCATCCCTTGCTTTTGATACGCTCTATGCAGAAGGACAACGCCGCTACGTGGAAAGTTTAAGCAGCTATGCGCGTCAGTTCCTAGGGCGAATGAGTAAACCGGAGTGTGACTTTATCAAAGGAATTCCTCCCGCCATTGCTATCGAACAAAAAGTGAACAGCCGCAACCCCCGTTCCACCGTGGGCACCTCGACTGAAATTTACGAATATCTACGCCTGTTATATTCACGGGTAGGGAAAACATATAGTCCCATCAGTGGACAAGAAGTGAAGAAACACTCTACAGAAGATATTGTCAACTGTATGCTCTCATACCCGGAAGGTACAAGATATACTGTACTGACGCTTATCCGCCTACGCGAAGACCGCACCTTACAACAGCAACTGGAGATAGACCTGAAACAAGGATTCAACCGCATCGAGGTGAACGGTGAAATGAAACGTATTGATGAATATACACCTATGGCAGGTGATGAAGTATATCTGCTGGTGGACCGTATGGCGGTTGCCAAAAGCAAGGATGCCATCAGCCGACTCACCGATTCTGCCGAAACAGCCATGTATGAAGGTGACGGAACCTGTATGCTACGTTTTTATCTATCGGGCGGAACCACGAAACTACATACTTTCAGCACTAAATTCGAAGCAGACGGTATCATCTTTGAAGAGCCGAATGACCAGATGTTTTCATTCAACTCTCCTATCGGTGCTTGTCCCGTATGTGAAGGGTTCGGTAAAGTGATCGGTATTGATGAGCACTTAGTTGTTCCGGATCGTTCCTTATCCGTATATGAAGGTGCTATCGTATGCTGGCGCGGTGAAAAGATGGGTGAATGGAAAGAAGAACTGATTCACAATGCGGCTAAATTCGACTTCCCGATTTTCACTCCTTATTATGAGTTGACAGATGCACAACGCCGGTTACTTTGGGAAGGCAACCAATATTTCCATGGCATCAATGCTTTCTTCAAGATGCTGGAAGAAAATCAATATAAGATACAGTATCGGGTCATGTTGGCACGTTACCGCGGAAAGACACTTTGCCCGAAATGCCATGGCACCCGCCTGAAACCGGAGGCCTGCTATGTTCGGGTAGGTGGAAAAAATATTTCCGAACTGGTGGATTTGCCAATCACTGAGCTGAAGCAATTCTTCGATCATCTGGAGTTAGACGAGCATGACGCCAATGTATCCCAACGTATCCTGATTGAAATAAATAACCGAATTCGCTTCCTGATCGATGTTGGTTTGGGTTATCTGACGTTGAACAGGCTCAGTAATTCTCTATCGGGTGGAGAAAGCCAGCGTATCAATCTGGCAACCTCACTGGGAAGTAGCCTGGTAGGTAGCCTTTATATTCTCGACGAACCAAGTATCGGACTGCATAGTCGCGATACAGACCGTCTGCTCTACGTCTTGCGCCAACTGCAACAATTAGGCAATACAGTAGTAGTGGTAGAGCACGATGAAGAAATTATCCGTGCCGCAGATTACATTATTGATATAGGTCCTAATGCCGGACGCCTGGGTGGAGAGATTGTCTATCAAGGCGATATGAAGGATTTGAAAAAGGGAAGTAACAGCTATACGGTACGTTATCTTTTGGGAGAAGATGAAATTCCCGTTCCGGAACATCGCCGGCCATGGAATAATTATATAGAATTAAAAGGTGCACGTGAGAATAACCTGAAAGGAGTAAACGTACGTATTCCACTTAATGTGATGACAGTCGTTACCGGTGTTTCCGGTTCCGGAAAGAGTACATTGGTGAGAGATATTTTCTTCCGGGCATTGAAACGTGAGTTGGATGAATGCAGCGACCGACCGGGAGAATTCTCCTCCATCGGAGGAAGTTTGCGCGACTTGCGGAATGTGGAATTCGTAGACCAGAACCCTATTGGTAAATCGTCACGTTCTAATCCGGTGACTTACATCAGGGCTTACGACGAAATCCGCAAATTATGGTCCGAACAACCGCTAGCCAAACAAATGGGATATGCCCCCGGATTCTTCAGTTTCAATAGTGAAGGCGGACGCTGCGAAGAGTGTAAAGGAGAAGGAACCATCACTGTCGAAATGCAATTCATGGCAGACTTAGTACTGAAGTGTGAATCTTGTCACGGAAAACGTTTCAAGTCTGATACGCTGGAAGTGAAATTCCACGATAAAAGCATCTACGATATATTGGAGATGACCGTCAACCAAGCGATTGAGTTCTTCAGTGAACATGGACAAAAGAAAATTGTAAAGAAGTTGCTTCCTTTACAGGACGTAGGACTGGGATATATTAAATTGGGACAGTCGTCTTCTACTCTCTCCGGTGGTGAAAACCAACGTGTCAAACTGGCATTCTATTTAAGTCAGGAGAAAGCCGACCCGACCATGTTTATCTTTGACGAGCCGACTACCGGACTTCATTTCCATGATATTCGCAAACTTCTGGATGCTTTCGACGCACTGATTCGCCGGGGACACAGCATCGTTATCATCGAGCATAACATGGACGTCATCAAGTGCGCCGATTATGTAATCGATCTCGGACCGGAAGGTGGAGATAAAGGTGGAAACATTGTAGCAGTGGGCACACCGGAAGAGATTGCCGCTTGTGGAGCAAGCTATACAGGACAGTTCCTGAAAGAGAAACTGGGATAA
- a CDS encoding outer membrane beta-barrel protein: protein MKKLALALCLLAVSFTAQAQFEKGTMILNPSVTGLDFSYSKNEDAKLAIGAQAGTFLADGFALMVNLEADWSQPKDRYTLGTGMRCYFNTTGIYLGGGFDWERVRYKGGSHNSDWGLGIEAGYAYFLSKTVTIEPAVYYKWRFDDSDNSRFGVKIGFGFYF, encoded by the coding sequence ATGAAGAAATTAGCTTTGGCACTTTGCTTATTGGCAGTCTCTTTCACTGCACAGGCACAATTTGAGAAAGGAACGATGATTCTCAATCCTTCCGTGACAGGACTGGATTTTTCCTACAGTAAAAATGAGGATGCCAAATTGGCTATTGGTGCGCAAGCCGGTACATTTTTGGCAGATGGTTTTGCATTAATGGTGAATCTTGAAGCAGACTGGTCGCAGCCGAAGGATAGATATACACTAGGTACAGGAATGCGTTGTTATTTCAATACTACGGGGATTTATCTCGGGGGTGGTTTTGACTGGGAACGTGTCCGCTATAAGGGTGGTAGCCATAACAGCGATTGGGGATTGGGCATTGAAGCCGGATATGCGTACTTCCTCTCCAAAACAGTAACGATCGAACCGGCTGTTTATTACAAATGGCGTTTTGATGACTCCGATAACTCACGTTTCGGTGTGAAGATAGGATTCGGATTCTATTTTTAA
- a CDS encoding sigma-70 family RNA polymerase sigma factor, whose protein sequence is MKQKKLIELCKKGDKQALSWLYQTYADKMIKICFHYVTDRQIAQDLLHDGFIIIFTSINSLRSPEKLEYWMGTIMKNISLRYLKQCSSISTTPLEEMSEDEEPIDTFPSNDFPAYKIMLKMIESLPEGYNKVFKLAVLEGLSHKEIGLLLNIAPHSSSSQLSRAKDLLRKLISQYYTMIGLVILSSIIFIQIWLYTYKKNITAEHCITTTQNEKKQKNEDLLPKDSIKTISNHAITIPQYADSKSIRKIPKQMIILQDSVAEGQDSIKLFNQQIIENQETKERKESYSTYTPQQPSNDKRNWSLALSYSGGEKRINSHQSRIPSDISSGHSKEVLEESHHHSPITLSLSLRKNINEYWGIETGIQYTYLRSDFTVISDSYLEKTCKINYIGIPIKGSFNIWKKQKFSLYTSAGTTLDIPIRATSEELTSKNGQIIFQKKSSLYPHLQWSADFGIGIQYHITPSIGIYAEPNLRYYFHNGDRLNTIRSAKPFNVTLPIGIRLSW, encoded by the coding sequence ATGAAACAAAAAAAACTTATAGAATTATGCAAAAAAGGAGATAAGCAAGCTTTAAGCTGGCTCTACCAAACCTATGCCGATAAGATGATAAAAATATGTTTTCATTACGTTACTGACAGGCAAATTGCACAAGACCTTCTACACGACGGTTTTATCATCATCTTCACCTCTATAAATTCACTGCGTTCTCCTGAAAAATTAGAATACTGGATGGGAACGATTATGAAAAATATATCTTTAAGATATTTGAAACAATGCAGTTCGATATCCACAACCCCTTTAGAAGAAATGAGCGAAGATGAAGAGCCTATTGATACATTTCCCTCTAATGATTTCCCAGCTTACAAAATAATGCTCAAAATGATAGAGTCACTTCCGGAAGGCTATAACAAAGTTTTCAAATTAGCTGTACTAGAAGGATTATCTCACAAGGAAATCGGTTTATTGTTAAATATAGCTCCTCATTCTTCCTCATCGCAATTATCAAGAGCAAAAGATTTATTGCGCAAACTCATCTCCCAATACTATACTATGATTGGATTAGTCATATTGTCATCTATTATTTTTATACAAATATGGCTATACACATATAAAAAAAACATTACTGCAGAACATTGTATTACAACTACACAGAACGAAAAAAAACAAAAAAACGAAGACTTATTGCCAAAAGATTCTATAAAAACTATTTCGAATCATGCAATTACTATCCCCCAGTATGCAGATTCTAAATCTATAAGAAAGATACCCAAACAAATGATTATTTTACAAGACAGTGTCGCAGAAGGACAAGATAGCATTAAACTCTTTAATCAGCAGATAATAGAAAATCAAGAAACCAAAGAACGGAAAGAGTCTTATAGCACCTATACCCCCCAACAACCATCCAACGATAAAAGAAATTGGTCGTTGGCTTTATCTTATTCAGGTGGAGAAAAACGAATCAACTCTCACCAATCAAGAATTCCCAGTGATATTTCATCCGGACATTCCAAGGAGGTACTGGAAGAATCACACCATCATTCCCCTATCACATTATCGCTTTCGCTACGTAAGAATATAAATGAGTATTGGGGTATAGAAACCGGGATACAATACACATACCTGCGTTCCGACTTCACTGTCATTAGCGATTCTTATTTAGAGAAAACATGCAAAATTAATTACATAGGAATCCCGATCAAAGGTTCTTTCAATATATGGAAGAAACAAAAATTCTCTCTATATACTTCTGCAGGAACGACTTTGGATATACCTATAAGGGCTACTTCAGAAGAGCTCACATCTAAAAATGGGCAAATTATATTTCAAAAGAAGAGTAGCCTATATCCACATTTACAGTGGTCAGCCGATTTTGGTATAGGCATCCAGTATCACATAACTCCTTCTATCGGAATTTATGCAGAACCTAATTTACGATATTATTTTCATAATGGAGATAGACTGAATACAATCCGGAGCGCAAAGCCATTCAATGTAACATTGCCTATAGGTATTCGACTATCTTGGTAA
- a CDS encoding class I SAM-dependent methyltransferase → MQDRHENRNIYFKELSITSRNYFIPYIQCWHPVEATMNVLEIGCGEGGNLLPFSEIGCNTTGVDLAESRIKDARTFFNESHTKGEFIASDIFKLKKLNRSFDIIICHDVLEHITRKELFLSDLSKYLKPQGIVFISFPAWQMPFGGHQQICRNRILSHLPFIHLLPVSIYRLLLKVFKVDADCIKELLSIKKTSVSIESFERLIRKTNLSILNRQLWFINPHYEIKFGLPPYKLNHTISQIPYLRDFASTSCFYLLKEKE, encoded by the coding sequence ATGCAAGATCGACATGAGAACCGAAATATCTATTTCAAAGAGTTGTCTATAACAAGCAGAAACTATTTTATCCCCTATATCCAATGCTGGCATCCGGTAGAGGCTACAATGAATGTGTTGGAAATCGGTTGTGGTGAGGGAGGGAATTTACTTCCTTTCTCTGAAATAGGATGTAATACCACCGGGGTTGATTTGGCAGAAAGTCGTATTAAAGATGCAAGAACTTTTTTTAACGAATCCCATACAAAGGGCGAATTTATAGCATCAGACATATTCAAACTAAAGAAGTTGAATCGGAGTTTTGATATTATCATCTGCCATGATGTACTTGAGCATATTACCCGGAAAGAACTGTTCTTATCTGATTTGAGCAAATATCTGAAACCACAAGGCATTGTTTTTATCTCCTTCCCGGCATGGCAAATGCCATTTGGAGGTCACCAACAAATATGCAGGAATCGGATCTTATCCCATCTGCCTTTTATTCATTTACTCCCCGTTTCTATATACCGATTACTTTTAAAAGTTTTCAAAGTAGATGCAGATTGTATCAAAGAATTGCTGTCCATCAAAAAGACCAGTGTATCAATAGAATCATTTGAAAGATTAATAAGAAAAACAAATCTAAGCATACTAAATAGGCAACTATGGTTCATTAATCCTCACTATGAAATAAAATTCGGGCTACCTCCCTATAAATTGAATCATACGATTTCCCAAATACCTTATCTGAGGGATTTTGCAAGTACTAGTTGTTTCTATCTCTTAAAAGAAAAAGAATAA
- a CDS encoding chromate transporter, whose product MNIYLKAFGIFFKIGAFTIGGGYAMVPLIENEIVTKRKWIAQEDFIDLLAIAQSAPGILAVNISIFIGYKLRGIRGSIITALGTILPSFVIILAIALFFHSFQDNPIVERIFKGIRPAVVALIAAPTFTMGRSAKINRYNLWIPVVSALLIWLLGFSPIWIIIAAGVGGFLWGKFKKVKNK is encoded by the coding sequence ATGAACATTTATCTCAAAGCATTTGGAATCTTTTTTAAAATAGGAGCCTTTACTATTGGAGGAGGATATGCAATGGTGCCGCTGATTGAAAATGAAATTGTCACCAAGCGAAAATGGATTGCACAGGAAGATTTTATAGATCTGTTGGCTATCGCCCAATCCGCTCCGGGAATTCTGGCAGTCAATATTTCTATCTTCATAGGATATAAACTGCGTGGTATTCGGGGAAGTATTATCACAGCGTTGGGGACTATTTTACCGTCTTTCGTTATCATATTGGCTATCGCCTTGTTTTTCCATAGTTTTCAGGACAATCCGATAGTGGAACGTATTTTTAAAGGAATCCGGCCGGCAGTAGTAGCACTCATCGCGGCACCGACCTTTACCATGGGACGATCTGCTAAAATCAACCGCTACAATCTATGGATTCCTGTTGTTTCGGCCTTATTAATCTGGCTGTTAGGGTTCTCCCCTATCTGGATTATTATTGCTGCCGGTGTAGGAGGTTTCCTATGGGGAAAATTCAAGAAAGTTAAGAACAAATGA
- a CDS encoding carbon starvation protein A: MITFTLCLLALIAGYFTYGRLMECVFGPDGRKTPALTKADGVDYIPLPTWKIFMIQFLNIAGLGPIFGAIMGAKFGSSSYLWIVLGSIFAGAVHDYFAGMLSLRNGGESLPEIIGRYLGLTTKQVMRGFTVILMILVGSVFVAGPAGLLAKLTPESMDATFWIIVVFAYYILATLLPVDKIIGKVYPLFAVALLFMAVGILVMLYVNHPALPELWDGLQNTNPDAGELPIFPIMFVSIACGAISGFHATQSPLMARCMTSERHGRPVFYGAMITEGIVALIWAAAATYFFHENGMGESNASVIVDAITKEWLGAIGGVLAILGVIAAPITSGDTAFRSARLIVADFLGMEQKSMRHRLYICIPMFVVAIGLLLYSLRDANGFNMIWRYFAWANQTLAVFTLWAITAFLAVSRKPYIITLIPALFMTCVCSTYICIAPEGLGLSHAVSYGIGIVCVVIATAWFYVWLGKQKTRKLSA, from the coding sequence ATGATTACATTTACTCTATGCCTGCTGGCACTGATAGCAGGCTATTTTACGTACGGACGCCTGATGGAATGCGTCTTTGGTCCCGATGGCCGTAAAACACCGGCTCTTACCAAGGCGGATGGAGTGGACTATATTCCATTGCCCACTTGGAAGATTTTCATGATTCAATTTCTTAATATCGCGGGATTAGGTCCTATTTTCGGAGCAATCATGGGGGCAAAATTTGGTAGCTCTTCATACTTGTGGATCGTGCTGGGAAGTATTTTTGCGGGGGCCGTGCATGATTATTTTGCCGGAATGCTTTCTTTGCGTAATGGGGGTGAAAGCTTGCCGGAAATAATAGGCCGTTATTTGGGACTGACTACCAAGCAGGTGATGAGAGGATTCACTGTCATTCTAATGATTCTGGTAGGGTCGGTTTTCGTTGCAGGACCTGCTGGATTGTTGGCAAAACTCACTCCGGAAAGTATGGATGCTACGTTTTGGATTATCGTTGTGTTTGCCTATTATATTTTGGCAACGTTGTTACCTGTTGATAAGATAATAGGTAAAGTCTATCCGTTGTTTGCGGTCGCCTTGTTGTTTATGGCAGTAGGTATTTTGGTGATGCTTTATGTCAATCATCCGGCTTTGCCTGAACTTTGGGACGGATTGCAAAATACAAATCCCGATGCCGGTGAACTCCCTATTTTTCCGATCATGTTTGTGAGTATCGCATGTGGGGCCATTTCCGGTTTTCATGCTACACAAAGTCCTTTGATGGCTCGTTGTATGACTTCCGAACGGCACGGTCGTCCGGTATTTTATGGTGCAATGATTACCGAAGGTATCGTTGCTCTTATCTGGGCTGCTGCCGCTACTTATTTTTTCCATGAAAACGGAATGGGAGAAAGCAATGCTTCCGTTATTGTTGATGCCATAACCAAAGAATGGTTGGGGGCAATCGGCGGGGTTCTTGCTATTTTGGGAGTGATTGCAGCTCCCATAACTTCGGGAGATACAGCTTTTCGTTCAGCGCGTTTGATTGTGGCGGATTTTCTGGGGATGGAACAAAAAAGTATGCGCCACCGTTTATATATTTGCATTCCGATGTTCGTAGTTGCTATCGGTCTGCTGTTATATAGCTTGCGTGACGCAAACGGATTTAATATGATATGGCGGTATTTTGCTTGGGCTAACCAGACATTGGCTGTGTTTACCCTATGGGCTATAACGGCATTTTTAGCGGTATCCCGGAAACCATATATCATCACTTTGATACCGGCACTGTTTATGACATGTGTATGTTCTACTTATATATGTATCGCTCCCGAAGGACTGGGACTTTCGCATGCAGTTTCCTATGGCATCGGAATAGTGTGTGTGGTGATAGCGACAGCTTGGTTCTATGTTTGGCTGGGCAAGCAGAAAACAAGAAAATTATCAGCATGA